CGTGCGGTAAAAGTGAATACCTTTCACAGAGTAACACTGTGTTCTACACCGAGTAACACTGTGAAATTCTATCTAACCCAGGAACACCCCGACAACTATTCTTCGTAAGCGTTCAGGTTTTTTTGCAGAACTCCCTTTACACGTTCCCTGAAAGACGCTGGCTCCATCACTTCTACATTTGCGCCCCAGCCTAAAATGATACCGATAAACTCATGATTTATCGAAAGCAGATATTCGAAATCATGCGTATCACCGCCATTCTGTATCAATTTCTGACTGCTGTGGATGGGTTGGGTGAGGATGTATTTTCCGATGTTGTTTTTGAATCGCAGTACAATCTGCTCAGGTTCTCCTTGCGGGACATTGACGCCGATAAATTTTTCAAAATAAAGTTCAGGGTTGAAAATCTTATGCGTAAAAGTGTGCAAGTGCAGGCTTTCGATTGCCCGAACTCTTTCAAGCCCAAAGATTCTGATAGCGTCCCGCTCCTCGCAATATCCCACCAGGTACCACCGGAATTTGTATTCTTTAAGGCAATAAGGATGCACCGTAAACATCTGAACTTCATCCTGCCAAAAGGAGTGGTGTTTTAATGATATCACGCGCTTGTCGCGAATGATTGGGATCAGTTGGTCGATGTATTCCATCCCTTGTGTGGGAGGATTTTTCTCAAACTCGATAAAATCGATGGTGTTATTATTTGCCTGCATTTTATGGTAGTTGATCAGGCGGATAACCTTGTCGATAGCTCCGCTGTAACTTTTAAAAGCTTTTACCTTTCCATACTGGTCCAGCAGGCTTGCTGCAAATCTCAACTTATTAAGATCATCGTCATTTACCGGAATACGGTCGATAGAATAATCGAAGTCGGAATAAATGTATCCGGCTCTTTGATGACAGTATTCGATCGGAGCACGATAATTAAGCCCTTCGCTGTAACGCATGGCATAAATGTCATTTTCGACGGTGCGGAGGCTCACCGACAATCCGAGCTTTTCAGAGCAAGCATCGGCAATCTCTTTTTTGGTGACTGATTTCCCATTCATCAGCAGCTGATCGATAATCTTGTATCGGATAATTGCATTCTTATTTTTAGGCATAAAAAATTATTTTTTAGTACACAAATACACGGTGTTGTCATGCTCTAATTTTGTGTTTCCAAAATTAACCATAAAACACGTCGCCAATGAATTTTACAGACCACATCGAACAAATTGTCCAAAAGTCGAAAGAATCAGCGCTTTCGGGCAAGAAGCTTAAAGCGCTTGCGCCCAATGTAAAACCTCTGACCGATTTTTTGAATTGCACCCACAACCAGGCAGTGCTTTTCTCAATCATCTTTTATCTAA
This window of the Bacteroidales bacterium genome carries:
- a CDS encoding WYL domain-containing protein codes for the protein MPKNKNAIIRYKIIDQLLMNGKSVTKKEIADACSEKLGLSVSLRTVENDIYAMRYSEGLNYRAPIEYCHQRAGYIYSDFDYSIDRIPVNDDDLNKLRFAASLLDQYGKVKAFKSYSGAIDKVIRLINYHKMQANNNTIDFIEFEKNPPTQGMEYIDQLIPIIRDKRVISLKHHSFWQDEVQMFTVHPYCLKEYKFRWYLVGYCEERDAIRIFGLERVRAIESLHLHTFTHKIFNPELYFEKFIGVNVPQGEPEQIVLRFKNNIGKYILTQPIHSSQKLIQNGGDTHDFEYLLSINHEFIGIILGWGANVEVMEPASFRERVKGVLQKNLNAYEE